AAGCAGAGCAGCATGCTCAAGCTATTCGCTCGCGACTTTCACACCGCCGACTGGAAATTGACTTAGGTCAAGTGATGGGCTTGGAATTGACTCTGTTTCCCGATGCCAAATCACGTATCCACTTTGATATCGATTTGCTGGTTGCTGATGTGCAAAGTCTGCATATTTTACTGCGTGATTTAGCCACCGCTTATGCCTCGGATAACGCCCTTCCAGCCGATTCAGGTTGGCGCTTTGCTCACTATCTGGCCATAGAGAATAGTCGTAATTTAGATAAAATTCAGCAGGACAAACAATACTGGCAAAATCGCTTATCGGATTTACCAACAGGCCCACAACTACCTTTGGCAGTCGATCCTGCCACTATCCAACGTCCAGAATTTTCACGTCGAACCTACTTCCTGAAGCCTGAGCAATGGCAAGCTTTGCGTCAGTTCGCCGCTTCACAACAGGTAACGCCATCGATGGTTTTGGCCACCGCTTATGCCGAAGTCTTATCGCGCTGGAGCGCCGAGCCACAATTCTTATTAAATATGCCGTTATTTGATCGACAGACCGATCATGCCGGTATCGATAATGTCGTTTCCGACTTCACTAATCTACTGCTATTACAATGTGATCACCGACAGCCAGCTACTTTCATCAATCGGGTTAAACAAATCCAGCAGCAATTTCACGCTGATGTAGCGCATGCCAGTTATTCCGCTGTCAGCATTCAACGTGATTTAGTCAAACAAGGACTGACTGAAGGCGTTGCTGCACCGGTGGTATTTGCGTGTAACCTCGGCACACCGCTACTCACCGAGCAATGTCACACCAGTTTGGGTGATCTGCATTACATGATTTCACAAACGCCCCAAGTGTGGCTCGACCATCAACTTTATGAAATGCATGATGGTTTGTTGCTTGCCTGGGATGCAGTCGATGCCTTGTTTCCTGCACAATTAATTGACGACATGTTCAGTGCCTATACGAACCTTCTCGAATGGTTAGCCGCTGATCGTCAGCATTGGCAACAAATACCGCCAGAATTAATGCCTGCTTATCAATTAACCACCCGCGAAGCAGTCAACCAAACCCAAGCCCCCATAATCGACCGGGTGTTGCATCAAGGTGTGTTTGAACACGCCAAACGCTCAGCAGACAAGGTAGCCCTTATCTCAGACAATGCGTCTGTCACTTACGCTGCATTGGCCGATAAAGCCCTGCGTATCGCCCGTCTGTTACACGATAACGGTCTGCAATCCGGTGATCCCGTGGCAGTCACATTGCCAAGAGGCATTGACCAGATTGCCGCTGTATTGGGTATTTTGGCCGCAGGCGGTTGTTATGTGCCTGTCGGTATTCATCAACCCGCTGCTCGGCAGGCCAAAATCCATCACACCGCTGGCATAAAACTAGTGTTAACGGCTTCCGATTATCTTGAGGTGGAGACCCTGGCCTCGGTCACGCGATTGGATGTGGCGCTAGCCCGTTCACTGTCGCCTTTGGCTGAACCGGTTTCGGTCTCGCCGCAGCAGGCGGCGTATATCATCTTTACTTCCGGTTCGACCGGTGAGCCTAAAGGTGTGGAGATGGCCCATGCGGCTACCGCCAATACCATTGACCATTTAAATCAGCGTTATCAGGTGGGACAGCATAGTACAGGCCTTGCCATCTCGGCGCTCGATTTCGATTTGTCGGTCTACGATATCTTTGGCTTGTTACAGGTCGGTGGCGCGCTGGTGTTGGTAGATGAGTCTCAACGGCGGGATGCAAATGCCTGGTTGAGTTTGATTCATCAACATCAGGTCACGCTCTGGAATAGTGTGCCGGTGTTGTTGGATATGTTGTTGGTGGTCGCACAGAACGATAGCCGTCAATTGCCGTTTGAGCAGGTGATGTTGTCGGGCGATTGGATTGGTTTGGATTTACCGCCTCGCCTATTGGCCACGACCCAAACGATGCCGGCATTTATTGCGATGGGCGGTGCCACGGAAGCGGCGATTTGGTCGAATGTGTTTGAGGTGAATACGGCGATGGAAGATGGCCACTTGCCTTCGCAGTGGACGTCAATTCCCTATGGGAAGCCGTTAGCCAATCAGGCTTATCGCGTGGTCGATAGTTTGGGACGTGATTGTCCGGACTGGGTGCCGGGTGAGTTATGGATTGGTGGCCTCGGTTTGGCTAACGGCTATCGCGGTGATGCGACGCTGACGGCAGAGCGGTTTGTTGAGGTGGCGGGCAAGCGTTGGTATCGCACGGGTGACCGGGGCCGTTATTGGCCTGATGGCAATCTGGAGTTTTTAGGTCGGATTGACCATCAGGTGAAAGTACGTGGTCACCGGATTGAGTTAGGTGAAATCGATGCGGCGATGGCGACACTCCCCGAGATTGCCAGAGCGGTGGCGGTAACAGTAGGACAGCCGCCGGCATTAGCGGCCGCGTTTGTGGCAAAAGCCTCTAACTCGCTCGATACGGATGCCATTCGACAGGCGTTACAGCAAATCTTACCGGATTATATGGTACCGCCTACTTTGGTGCAGATGGCGGATTTACCGCTCAGTGCCAATGGCAAGCTCGATAGAAAACAGCTCGCCGCTCTGCTTGTGGAGCAGGTCGCAACCACCGAACACATCATCACGCCACCACAGACCACAGCAGAAAAAGTGGTCGCTGAACTGTGGCAGTCATTACTCGGGATTGCGTCGGTTGGAAGAGAAAGTAATTTCTTTACTTTAGGTGGTGATAGTTTATTGGCCACACAGGTGGTGGCACAGTTAAGACAGCAAGGCTTGAGTGCTTCTCAGCCGTTACGTTTGTTGTTTGCCAAACCGGTGTTGATGGATTTCGCTGCTGAGTTAGCGGAAACCACGCAGGCGAAAACGGTAAAGGTGGTGGCCGAACCGCAGCAGCGTCATGAGCCGTTCCCGTTAACGGAAATCCAGCGCGCTTACTGGATGGGACAATCACCGGGGCTGCCGCTCAGTTGTGGTACGCATTATCTGGTCGAACTCGATGGTGAGCAGGTCGATTTAGAACGCATTGAGCGTGCATGGCAGAAACTCGTTGAGCGTCATGAGATGATGCGTGCTGTCGTCGATGAAAATGGTATGCAACGCATTTTGCAGCAGGTTTCTCCCGTCCGCATCAGCCGTCATCAATTGGATGAGCAAGACAGTGCAGAAACCGCGCAAGCCGTGTTACATGAATTGTGGCATCAACAATCACAGCAACAGCGTCAACAACCTCAGCAGGATGCTGCTGTTCCCTATCAGCTCCATGCGGTTTTTTATGGTAAACATCGCTGCCGACTGGGCATTAATTTCAATTATTTGACGCTGGATGGTTTCAGTATCAAGTTACTGCTAGAACAATTGGCCGATCTGTATCAAAATCCAAGCCGCGATCTGCCTGAACTGGCATTATCATTCCGCGATTACGTTAATCAAGTTCATTATGATGCTGTTGCAATCGACAAAGCGGAGAAATACTGGCGCAATCGACTTCAGGATTTGCCATTAGCCCCGGAATTACCGCTTGCCGTTGATCCGGAAACTCTGTCACATGTCGAATTTAAACGCCGTGAAGCGAAACTTGATGCAACCCGCTGGCAGGCGTTGAAAGAAAAAGCAAGAGCCCACCAAATCACGCCGTCTGTATTACTTTTGGTTGCTTACAGCCAGATCCTTCGCCGCTGGAGTGGCGGTGGCAATCATACGCTCAACCTGACCCTATTTGATCGTCAACCTGTGCATGCAGATATTAATCAGATATTGGGTGATTTTACCTCGTTGGCACCGGTGGCTTTTTGCCATGAAAATGGTAATACCTTGATCGATCAGGCTCGTGCGACACAACAAGAAATCGCCAGTGCACTGGAGCATCGTGAAATCTCTTCTATCTGGATTCAGCGCGAACGCTCACATCAGATGAGTTTGACCTCAGCGGCATTGCCCGTTGTGTTCACCAGTACGTTAGGGCTCGGCAATGGTTTATTCGAAAATCCACCGGCCGGTTTCCCGGAAATGGTCGCCGGCGGTTTGTCGGAAACACCGCAAGTCTGGCTTGATCATCAATTATACGAATATCGTGGTGAGCTCGTTTTATCGTGGGATGCTGTAGAGGACTTATTCCCTGCGGGTTTACTCGATGACATGTTCCAGTCTTACCAACAACTGCTAAATGAGCTTATTACGCAAGACTGGACACAACCCTTTAATTTTTGCTTACCCACAAACCAAGCCGCCACCCGCGAAGCAGTCAACCAAACCCAAGCCCCCATAATCGACCGGGTGTTGCATCAAGGTGTGTTTGAACACGCCAAACGCTCAGCAGACAAGGTAGCCCTTATCTCAGACAATGCGTCTGTCACTTACGCTGCATTGGCCGATAAAGCCCTGCGTATCGCCCGTCTGTTACACGATAACGGTCTGCAATCCGGTGATCCCGTGGCAGTCACATTGCCAAGAGGCATTGACCAGATTGCCGCTGTATTGGGTATTTTGGCCGCAGGCGGTTGTTATGTGCCTGTCGGTATTCATCAACCCGCTGCTCGGCAGGCCAAAATCCATCACACCGCTGGCATAAAACTAGTGTTAACGGCTTCCGATTATCTTGAGGTGGAGACCCTGGCCTCGGTCACGCGATTGGATGTGGCGCTAGCCCGTTCACTGTCGCCTTTGGCTGAACCGGTTTCGGTCTCGCCGCAGCAGGCGGCGTATATCATCTTTACTTCCGGTTCGACCGGTGAGCCTAAAGGTGTGGAGATGGCCCATGCGGCTACCGCCAATACCATTGACCATTTAAATCAGCGTTATCAGGTGGGACAGCATAGTACAGGCCTTGCCATCTCGGCGCTCGATTTCGATTTGTCGGTCTACGATATCTTTGGCTTGTTACAGGTCGGTGGCGCGCTGGTGTTGGTAGATGAGTCTCAACGGCGGGATGCAAATGCCTGGTTGAGTTTGATTCATCAACATCAGGTCACGCTCTGGAATAGTGTGCCGGTGTTGTTGGATATGTTGTTGGTGGTCGCACAGAACGATAGCCGTCAATTGCCGTTTGAGCAGGTGATGTTGTCGGGCGATTGGATTGGTTTGGATTTACCGCCTCGCCTATTGGCCACGACCCAAACGATGCCGGCATTTATTGCGATGGGCGGTGCCACGGAAGCGGCGATTTGGTCGAATGTGTTTGAGGTGAATACGGCGATGGAAGATGGCCACTTGCCTTCGCAGTGGACGTCAATTCCCTATGGGAAGCCGTTAGCCAATCAGGCTTATCGCGTGGTCGATAGTTTGGGACGTGATTGTCCGGACTGGGTGCCGGGTGAGTTATGGATTGGTGGCCTCGGTTTGGCTAACGGCTATCGCGGTGATGCGACGCTGACGGCAGAGCGGTTTGTTGAGGTGGCGGGCAAGCGTTGGTATCGCACGGGTGACCGGGGCCGTTATTGGCCTGATGGCAATCTGGAGTTTTTAGGTCGGATTGACCATCAGGTGAAAGTACGTGGTCACCGGATTGAGTTAGGTGAAATCGATGCGGCGATGGCGACACTCCCCGAGATTGCCAGAGCGGTGGCGGTAACAGTAGGACAGCCGCCGGCATTAGCGGCCGCGTTTGTGGCAAAAGCCTCTAACTCGCTCGATACGGATGCCATTCGACAGGCGTTACAGCAAATCTTACCGGATTATATGGTACCGCCTACTTTGGTGCAGATGGCGGATTTACCGCTCAGTGCCAATGGCAAGCTCGATAGAAAACAGCTCGCCGCTCTGCTTGTGGAGCAGGTCGCAACCACCGAACACATCATCACGCCACCACAGACCACAGCAGAAAAAGTGGTCGCTGAACTGTGGCAGTCATTACTCGGGATTGCGTCGGTTGGAAGAGAAAGTAATTTCTTTACTTTAGGTGGTGATAGTTTATTGGCCACACAGGTGGTGGCACAGTTAAGACAGCAAGGCTTGAGTGCTTCTCAGCCGTTACGTTTGTTGTTTGCCAAACCGGTGTTGATGGATTTCGCTGCTGAGTTAGCGGAAACCACGCAGGCGAAAACGGTAAAGGTGGTGGCCGAACCGCAGCAGCGTCATGAGCCGTTCCCGTTAACGGAAATCCAGCGCGCTTACTGGATGGGACAATCACCGGGGCTGCCGCTCAGTTGTGGTACGCATTATCTGGTCGAACTCGATGGTGAGCAGGTCGATTTAGAACGCATTGAGCGTGCATGGCAGAAACTCGTTCAGCGCCATGAGATGCTGAGGGTCAGGATTAACAACCAAGGTCAGCAGCAAATTCTGTCTGTCGAGCAAACACCAGCTCTGCAGCTTGTTCAAGGTAAGGCTGCTGATCTCAATTCAGCGAGAGCACGTATTCACTCCTGGTGGCAACATTATTCAGAGCATGACCGTGAGACGTTA
The genomic region above belongs to Methylophaga frappieri and contains:
- a CDS encoding non-ribosomal peptide synthetase, with product MSMSNTAQMLEPLSREGIIAQLETLLNQKLNEHHTTNLIELGLDSLQIMRLVNHWRRAGAKVTFAKLIEKPTLENWLPLLTAEPANSPTLEFDDLVKQTAANYDSEQPFDLTDVQYAYWIGRGDDQALGGIGCHAYLEIDSLYAPVDPVRLQHAWHQLISQHSMLRARFTEDGKQFVSDEMPQPALTVHDYRHLSSNEAEQHAQAIRSRLSHRRLEIDLGQVMGLELTLFPDAKSRIHFDIDLLVADVQSLHILLRDLATAYASDNALPADSGWRFAHYLAIENSRNLDKIQQDKQYWQNRLSDLPTGPQLPLAVDPATIQRPEFSRRTYFLKPEQWQALRQFAASQQVTPSMVLATAYAEVLSRWSAEPQFLLNMPLFDRQTDHAGIDNVVSDFTNLLLLQCDHRQPATFINRVKQIQQQFHADVAHASYSAVSIQRDLVKQGLTEGVAAPVVFACNLGTPLLTEQCHTSLGDLHYMISQTPQVWLDHQLYEMHDGLLLAWDAVDALFPAQLIDDMFSAYTNLLEWLAADRQHWQQIPPELMPAYQLTTREAVNQTQAPIIDRVLHQGVFEHAKRSADKVALISDNASVTYAALADKALRIARLLHDNGLQSGDPVAVTLPRGIDQIAAVLGILAAGGCYVPVGIHQPAARQAKIHHTAGIKLVLTASDYLEVETLASVTRLDVALARSLSPLAEPVSVSPQQAAYIIFTSGSTGEPKGVEMAHAATANTIDHLNQRYQVGQHSTGLAISALDFDLSVYDIFGLLQVGGALVLVDESQRRDANAWLSLIHQHQVTLWNSVPVLLDMLLVVAQNDSRQLPFEQVMLSGDWIGLDLPPRLLATTQTMPAFIAMGGATEAAIWSNVFEVNTAMEDGHLPSQWTSIPYGKPLANQAYRVVDSLGRDCPDWVPGELWIGGLGLANGYRGDATLTAERFVEVAGKRWYRTGDRGRYWPDGNLEFLGRIDHQVKVRGHRIELGEIDAAMATLPEIARAVAVTVGQPPALAAAFVAKASNSLDTDAIRQALQQILPDYMVPPTLVQMADLPLSANGKLDRKQLAALLVEQVATTEHIITPPQTTAEKVVAELWQSLLGIASVGRESNFFTLGGDSLLATQVVAQLRQQGLSASQPLRLLFAKPVLMDFAAELAETTQAKTVKVVAEPQQRHEPFPLTEIQRAYWMGQSPGLPLSCGTHYLVELDGEQVDLERIERAWQKLVERHEMMRAVVDENGMQRILQQVSPVRISRHQLDEQDSAETAQAVLHELWHQQSQQQRQQPQQDAAVPYQLHAVFYGKHRCRLGINFNYLTLDGFSIKLLLEQLADLYQNPSRDLPELALSFRDYVNQVHYDAVAIDKAEKYWRNRLQDLPLAPELPLAVDPETLSHVEFKRREAKLDATRWQALKEKARAHQITPSVLLLVAYSQILRRWSGGGNHTLNLTLFDRQPVHADINQILGDFTSLAPVAFCHENGNTLIDQARATQQEIASALEHREISSIWIQRERSHQMSLTSAALPVVFTSTLGLGNGLFENPPAGFPEMVAGGLSETPQVWLDHQLYEYRGELVLSWDAVEDLFPAGLLDDMFQSYQQLLNELITQDWTQPFNFCLPTNQAATREAVNQTQAPIIDRVLHQGVFEHAKRSADKVALISDNASVTYAALADKALRIARLLHDNGLQSGDPVAVTLPRGIDQIAAVLGILAAGGCYVPVGIHQPAARQAKIHHTAGIKLVLTASDYLEVETLASVTRLDVALARSLSPLAEPVSVSPQQAAYIIFTSGSTGEPKGVEMAHAATANTIDHLNQRYQVGQHSTGLAISALDFDLSVYDIFGLLQVGGALVLVDESQRRDANAWLSLIHQHQVTLWNSVPVLLDMLLVVAQNDSRQLPFEQVMLSGDWIGLDLPPRLLATTQTMPAFIAMGGATEAAIWSNVFEVNTAMEDGHLPSQWTSIPYGKPLANQAYRVVDSLGRDCPDWVPGELWIGGLGLANGYRGDATLTAERFVEVAGKRWYRTGDRGRYWPDGNLEFLGRIDHQVKVRGHRIELGEIDAAMATLPEIARAVAVTVGQPPALAAAFVAKASNSLDTDAIRQALQQILPDYMVPPTLVQMADLPLSANGKLDRKQLAALLVEQVATTEHIITPPQTTAEKVVAELWQSLLGIASVGRESNFFTLGGDSLLATQVVAQLRQQGLSASQPLRLLFAKPVLMDFAAELAETTQAKTVKVVAEPQQRHEPFPLTEIQRAYWMGQSPGLPLSCGTHYLVELDGEQVDLERIERAWQKLVQRHEMLRVRINNQGQQQILSVEQTPALQLVQGKAADLNSARARIHSWWQHYSEHDRETLFALNAVSYLDQAGQQRYRLGLLFSYMTLDGFSIKLLLNELATLYSQPESSWPTLTLSFRDYVNQVQPDPQALERAEQYWHQRLPELPSAAALPLAKDPLNVGSVQFSRREARLEKSRWAALRQSAQTHGITPSVAILVAYAEILSQWSGGHAHTLNLTLFDRQPVHQDIDKIVGDFTSLAPVSYYPDQQQTLLMQAQQVQKTLAEVLEHREVSSVWVQRERARTMGLTAAALPIVFTSTLGMSDSLFDELPADGFPDLAGGGLSETPQVWLDHQMYEHRGELLISWDAVDELFPSGLVDDMFTAFIDLLQRLADNWHEPLPVALPANQAATREAVNQTQAPIIDRVLHQGVFEHAKRSADKVALISDNASVTYAALADKALRIARLLHDNGLQSGDPVAVTLPRGIDQIAAVLGILAAGGCYVPVGIHQPAARQAKIHHTAGIKLVLTASDYLEVETLASVTRLDVALARSLSPLAEPVSVSPQQAAYIIFTSGSTGEPKGVEMAHAATANTIDHLNQRYQVGQHSTGLAISALDFDLSVYDIFGLLQVGGALVLVDESQRRDANAWLSLIHQHQVTLWNSVPVLLDMLLVVAQNDSRQLPFEQVMLSGDWIGLDLPPRLLATTQTMPAFIAMGGATEAAIWSNVFEVNTAMEDGHLPSQWTSIPYGKPLANQAYRVVDSLGRDCPDWVPGELWIGGLGLANGYRGDATLTAERFVEVAGKRWYRTGDRGRYWPDGNLEFLGRIDHQVKVRGHRIELGEIDAAMATLPEIARAVAVTVGQPPALAAAFVAKASNSLDTDAIRQALQQILPDYMVPPTLVQMADLPLSANGKLDRKQLAALLVEQVIEQQTYEAPKDQLEQQIADVWCEVLQCWQISRHDDFFQIGGDSLTATQLVQQLQTRRVSPEAISLLTLFGSPTIAGLADEIRHQWQAIGIQTNNDELIFEEGTL